The genomic segment ATTAAACCGTTTGATTTACAAGAGTTATTAGCTAGAGTTCGAGCTTTATTAAGGCGAGGAAATTCCGCTTTGCCTCCTGTATTAGAATGGGAAAATCTTCGCCTAGATCCCAATAGTTGTGAAGTAACATATTGTGAAAAAATTTTATCTTTAACGCCTAAAGAATATGGGTTGTTAGAATTATTTTTGCGAAATCCTGGACGAGTGCTTTCACGAGAAATGATTTTAGATCACCTTTGGTCTTTTGAAGATATTCCGGGTGATGATACAGTTAAAACCCATATTAAACGGTTAAGGCAAAAACTGAAAATAGTGGGAGCATCCTCTACATTAATTGAGACAGTATATGGCTTGGGATATCGACTCAAAACGCAACGTGATTAATCCTGAATTTAGATCTTTAAGCTGGCGGTTATTACTCTCCTATTTAGGGGTGATGATGGCAATCTCTGCAACTTCAATGATTGCTGTCTATGAATTTTTTTCCTTTAGTTTATATCAACAACTAGACCGTCAATTACTAACCTTAGCAGATGCAGCTATTCATAGTTTAGCAGAAATAAAAGAACAGAAAATAAATATTAAAGAGCCTAATTATCTGCAATTAGATAATGATGGGGATTTAGATATTCCTTGGCAAAATATTCAGCAACCGAGTCAAGGAGTTGAATGGTTTGATCAGAACCGCCAACGAATTGCTAAAGCAGGGAAAGTTTTTCCTCTTATTGATTTATCCCATTATAATCAAACTTATACCGTCAATAATCAGAAAATTCGTACCCTAACTTTACAAGTGAACCAAGAACCCAAAGTACAAAAAAAAATTATGGGTTATGTCCGAATCAGTGAGTCTACAGAATCTATTGAAATGGTACTCAAAAAATTAAGATTAGGGATGATGTTGGGGGGAATTTTAGTATCAGGATTAACAGCTTTTGGAGGAATGTGGTTAACCAAACAATCTTTAAAACCCATTGAACGAAGCTTTGAAAAACTCAAACAATTTACCGCCGATGCGTCCCATGAATTGAGAAATCCTTTAGCGGGAATTAGAACTTGTGTAGAAGTTATGCAAAGTCATCCCGAACGCATTCATCCGGCTGATATTGATAAATTAAAAGCCATCGCTAGTGGTATCAATCAAATGACAAGCTTAGTAGAAGATTTATTACTCCTAGCGCGCACAGATCAACCCTCTATTTCTATCAGTACAAAGTGGATAATTATTCCTCTCCATGAACTGTTAGAAGATTTAGTCGAATTTCTCTCTCCTAAAGCTGAACAAAAAGAAGTTAAGTTAAACTTAGATATTCAGAGTGAAGTCAACTTAAAAGGCGATGGAAATCAACTTTGGCGATTATTCCTAAACTTAATTGAAAATGCAATTTATTATACTGATACTGGGGGAAAAGTTATGGTATCATTAGAAAAAAGAGAAAAATGGGTTTGGGTGTGCATCAAAGATACGGGAATTGGGATTTCTTCTGAACATTTACCCTTAATTTTTGATCGGTTATGGCGTGCTGATCAAGCTCGAACTCGACGAGAAGGCGGATGTGGGTTAGGATTAGCGATCGCTCAAACTTTAGCCCAACATCATCAAGGAGAAATTACCGTTACCAGTGAATTAGGAAAGGGTAGCTGTTTTATGGTGCGTTTTCCCAGTCTACCTAATCCCTAAAGCTCTATAATCATCAGTAAATTTAATGGGTAACTTCTGAAGTCGTCACCAGTTTGTCACTTTTTAGGTTTATCTTGAAATTCAGGGTTAGAATCATCGTCTTTCTCAATTTTATCGTAAAAACCCTTTTGATTTCATCTGTTAACCTTGAAAGACGAAAAATTTTACCTTCCTACAATCCTATCATGATTCAGGTTAATCATAATGCAAAATCTTCAATTTCGGAAATTTCATCGTAAAATTGCACCGATTGTATTTATTCCTTTATTTTTAACAGCCTTTACCGGAATGACTTATCGTTTGGGCAGAAATTTGATGGGGCTGTCAGAAGAAAAAGCAGATTTTTTACTGATTATTCATCAAGGGGAATTTCTAGGAGAAGGGTTAGTTCCGATTTATGTATTATTGGTAGGTTTGGGACTCATTGCTATGATTGTCACCGGATTAACAATGGTTCGGTTAGCACAAGAAAAACGTAAAAATGCCCCAAAAAACTCACCTTTAAATGCCAGAAAAATTCATCAAATATTAGCACCAATTGTATTCTTACCTTTATTTTTGAGTGCATCAACGGGCATTTTGTATCGACTTGGGGATAGTTGGTTTCATATTCCCGATAAGATTTCTGAACTCTTATTAAGAGTTCACCAAGGTACTTATTTCGGCTCCTTTGGAAGAACCATTTACGTTGCTTTAATAGGTTTAGGATTAATTGCTATGTTAATTACAGGGCTTAATCTAACCGGAATTTTTCGTAAAAAACGGGCTAAAATTTCAGAATAACCCGAAGTTTAAACGGAATTAGAAATCAAATTTTTTACTAAAGAAGGGAGTTGTTCGGTTAGGGAACACGATTTTTAATTAGTCTGATCGCCAACAAAATAACACCAACGATTAACACAACTCCCGGCGGAGGAAAAGTTAAATTTTTGTTAAA from the Planktothrix tepida PCC 9214 genome contains:
- a CDS encoding sensor histidine kinase — protein: MAWDIDSKRNVINPEFRSLSWRLLLSYLGVMMAISATSMIAVYEFFSFSLYQQLDRQLLTLADAAIHSLAEIKEQKINIKEPNYLQLDNDGDLDIPWQNIQQPSQGVEWFDQNRQRIAKAGKVFPLIDLSHYNQTYTVNNQKIRTLTLQVNQEPKVQKKIMGYVRISESTESIEMVLKKLRLGMMLGGILVSGLTAFGGMWLTKQSLKPIERSFEKLKQFTADASHELRNPLAGIRTCVEVMQSHPERIHPADIDKLKAIASGINQMTSLVEDLLLLARTDQPSISISTKWIIIPLHELLEDLVEFLSPKAEQKEVKLNLDIQSEVNLKGDGNQLWRLFLNLIENAIYYTDTGGKVMVSLEKREKWVWVCIKDTGIGISSEHLPLIFDRLWRADQARTRREGGCGLGLAIAQTLAQHHQGEITVTSELGKGSCFMVRFPSLPNP
- a CDS encoding response regulator transcription factor, producing the protein MRILLVEDDERITKALAEAFMDHHYVVDVVHDGQMGWEFVESAAYDVIILDVMLPRLNGIQFCQQLRQRGNTTPVLMLTAKDTSADKVLGLDVGADDYVIKPFDLQELLARVRALLRRGNSALPPVLEWENLRLDPNSCEVTYCEKILSLTPKEYGLLELFLRNPGRVLSREMILDHLWSFEDIPGDDTVKTHIKRLRQKLKIVGASSTLIETVYGLGYRLKTQRD
- a CDS encoding PepSY-associated TM helix domain-containing protein, translated to MQNLQFRKFHRKIAPIVFIPLFLTAFTGMTYRLGRNLMGLSEEKADFLLIIHQGEFLGEGLVPIYVLLVGLGLIAMIVTGLTMVRLAQEKRKNAPKNSPLNARKIHQILAPIVFLPLFLSASTGILYRLGDSWFHIPDKISELLLRVHQGTYFGSFGRTIYVALIGLGLIAMLITGLNLTGIFRKKRAKISE